The genome window cggcgATCATTTTCCCTTTTGAGCCTTAATCCTACCCCAAACCTAATCCAGACCCTGTCCCTTACTCCTAACACTAACCCCTCCTTAACTCTTCTCTAACACTAATCCTTGTCCCCTAATCCTCAGTTTAAACCCCTTAAAATCGCTGAAATTTTTGTTGTTACGGtaccgtaagaatagccactttgatAATATTATATGGCTGGTGGTTGCATGATACGGCTCTCGGTCGATCAGATCACCAACATGCATGCAACAGTACAGTATATGATGTACAATGGCGATGTACAGCAGGAccgtggggagggggggggggggggttttccGTTTCTACTTCTGAGGGAAAAACCCTACCTTTtgcaaaatgcacatttttgggAGTGCCCCCTTGCCCtgccatgccccccccccaccccctctAAATCGGCCCTGTATTGGCCCTGACCCACTATAAAGAATGGATGATGCTCCAAGTGTAGTCCCGCGAAATcgcaaagatcacatgacctgctatcacGTGttggatataacattgaccAGTAGGACCGTGTCGATGACGCAGTGATAGAGAAGTACGTACGCCTATCTGTCCTGTAAACAAAAGTTGGTCGTGACttttggctcttggctcttggctcttaggTTTGGGTGTCCCTATGGAGTGGGCATCAACTTATAGTCAACGAAAAACTTAAAATTTAGACGGAGGTGGAAATTGTCCGTTGGCACTCTGTTGATTCGCAAAACTTATTTGGTTGTATGTTCTAAACGACTTCATGTACAGATCTACAAATTTGAGTGAAGAACCATTGACCTATATGATTAGGTTTGGTGGCAAAACCTCATAATTGAAAATTTGTTGATTTGTCACTTCGTGAAAACAGCGATGAATTATAGGTTTTCAATGCGCATAGTATATCGAAACACACTCTAGTGGGCTCGTGTTGTAAATAGTAAACAAACCGACGTGAATGATAAAGTTACAAAATGTCAAACAGTTTTTCTCCACTttaataaaacatttttcaaattttgaaaaaggaaaTGTGCTGTTTACCAACTGGAGCTTGTCCATATAACAGCGGATTTCGGGTTTTTCTGGTAGATTCTGCGAAATTTccgaaatagagaaattatgtgGAGTAAAAGCTATGCGTTGTTAATTATATGCACAATTAGAATTTATTCAATAACAGACGGTTAAACGGACATGCGCTAGGAATGGCTGCGTCCTTTCCAACAGAGTATGCTTCGATGCGacatagcatgttgacataaaattgatcaaggtgaCTTTTGACCTTCCAAAAAAGTCATTCCCCTCCCCCCTACAGTTTATGTTTGTCAATGATCGCACTTACTTGCAAAGTTCCATGCTCCAAGAGACTGCAATGAGGAAATGATCAAACATTACAGTCATGAAGCTGTGAAATGCTAAAGGGTTAACGATCAACAGACGACAATTTCATTGAGTGCACTCTATTCTATGTTGTTACAAAAGGTCAAAACAGACCTACATCTGATGAATTGGATTCAAAACAGTCGATTGGTTTTCTTCATTTGACACTGTCTGAAGAATCATTTCACTGCCAGAGCAAATCAGGGTCGAACTTCAAGTACGCTACCAGTACTGCTAGAGACACCTAGCAATTGAAAAAAAGAACTGAAAAACACCTGTAAAGCCGAGATATGTGATTTGTGAAGCCAGGATCGTTTACAGAGCTTGTTCGAAGATGGCGCTTGTGTATTAACTCCAACATTTACCTGGCTGCTGGGGGTCaggcactgaaagggttaaaggagtCGGCTCACTTATGAATATCTGGTATCACTTACTTCCATAGAAGttcttgatttttgatttttgatttttgatttttggaTGCCTGTTCATGAAATTGTGAAGTTCCTCTGCTTGGATGCCTCCTAGAGTCTGCCAAGAGAAGTCAACACATTCATCAAATATCTCATCAATCAGGGCGTTCTCTTCAATGAGATCAGGCTCATCCAGTGGTGGTCTGTCCTCTAGTTTTATTGCAGGTGGCGGTCTGGGCACTGgcgtgagacaagaccactaatgaatattcataggttggagaggtcgaggcctatcaattagacgagtgcatgtttttaactctcaagtacatatttggagaggtattgaaaaattatttgttgtggcaagtctacagatataaagaaattatttgatgaaaaaattaatttcgaattttgctaattgggtaatagggggcgtgttttgagttttttctgccagttggctgaaaagagtggaaatatcaaagtctgtctaatttgtcgattatcaaaaaaattccgtggtcaactaccagtttatttttcaccatttacttgcccgactgtccggaataacataatctaaatttcagattcacaaccccacgcagtatttgatgcgtcgcggtcaaacattgacaatctaactgctaaaaggcttaaaaaatcaattgtgatCTTGCCTCGCGTTATATCAGGTTGGCAAGGGTAGTCTGGGCTCCCCTGGTATCGCATGTTAACAAGCGTAGTCTGGGCTCCAGTGGTATCGCTTGTAAACAAGGGTAGTCTGGGCTCCAGTGGTATCGCATGTAAACAAGGGTAGTCTGGGCTCCAGTGGTATCGCATGTATACAAGGGTAGTCTGGGCTCCAGTGGTATCGCATGTATACAAGGGTAGTCTGGGCTCCAGTGGTATCGCATGTAAACAAGGGTAGTCTGGGCTCCAGTGGTATCGCATGTAAACAAGGGTAGTCTGGGCTCCAGTGGTATCGCATGTAAACAAGGGTAGTCTGGGCTCCAGTGGTATCGCATGTATACAAGGGTAGTCTGGCGATAGTGTTGTCGCATGTGGAAATGGTGGGGAGGAGCTCCTGACCTATCGGAAAGTGCACGTACTATTAGATGGACGACCCATTATCAGTATGTCTCATGACATGCACAGTTTAGGGATTTTAACAATGTATGGAGCTATGAGGAATTACTTACCGGGTTGGCGTACTCATTGAAGTCTCTTTGGAATTCCTGTTCCGTATTGAATGCAAGTGCCTGTGAcggaaaatagaaaatagttaTACTGTGATTAAAATCTTAGTGTGAAAGAATTGTTTAGTCCCCTTTGTCTGAGTAAATCCACATCATACCACATCGATTCACTAGGGTAAGATGTGAAATTATTACCTTGGTCTCGACAGTCTTGCCTGTTAAAGATTCAAACTGTTCTATGCAAGCACACCGgcacattttcattatcatgatgattgtGCAAGTTTAAGCTATCCACGGAGTGAATCTTGGGTACTTTCCAGTTTGAGTGCTGCAAGTAACTACAGAAGTTACTAAATCCCTTCCCAGTAATACTGTCTGAAGTTTCATCTTGGTAATGTACCCTACCGTGCTAAAATGCTCTAGTTGTAGTACTGACACAgatctactgaaaggtttcagtaTAAACTGGGATTAAAGTGCAAAGCGGGATGCTGTATTTGAAATATCAGACTACAAACACCAGCGTTAATAGGACTATTCCAAGACAACCCTATTCGAAGCGCGACATCATCCCCCACCTCTGGGGGAGGTTGAGAGGCAGCCACTCAGCACATTGAACTCAATTATGGAGACAACAAAGTGGTTAAGCAGGGATTTGAACCAATCCTTTCAGTCAGAAGTCCTTGGCTGTAACCACTTTTCCACTATGCTCACCTGAGAAGGGTTTATACTGAAGACATTCTGTTGAAACTGGTTGCCATAGCTTCCGTAGACCTGACTCTGTTGGCTGAAGTGTTGATACTGCTGGTAGTGCTGCTCTTGCTGCCATTGGTTCTGCATCATCTGCGTCTGGGCGTGGGGTGGCTGTCCGTGGCCTGGAGAAATACATAAATatgtacacaggcaaaagtccACTGATAGTTGATGGCCAATGTACGTTCCATCCACGGGGGTCCATTCATGGATAGCTGATGAAGGTTCTCCATCAcctatccatggatggaacgttcatgattaatcCCCATTAAATATCCTTGGATGGAGACTTTTGCCTGGGTATATTTACAGTAACATGATCGCTTCAAATTCAGCTTCTGAGTTCAAATTAAAGATCGAAAAATTtctcaaatatttatttttgtgtGTTACAAAATTTCGTTCAGTTTTCCAATCAAAGAATACTTTTTCACAAGTTTAGGAAATTTCCATTCAAGCAATATTCAGTTATTTTTAAGGCCAATGGAAACTTGTTTAGATAAATCTGCGCAAAGAACTGGTGTATAGAAATAAGTCACAAATCAGTGAATATCATGATTGTAAATACACGTTGAGTACATACCACTAACAGTTATTCATATGACAAGTACCAAAAATAAAGCAAATCATGTTGTATAAGGTCAATGTTTACATACTTTGACTCGGAGCAGTGGGAGGTGCCGTAGCGTTCGCTCGTATAATTCCAGGCGACCACGGTTTATGTTTATAGGGCTCAAATTGAACATGAGTTGGAATACTTTCTGGTTTGTGTACCGATAAATACTTCATGAATGTATCTTTCAACAATGCCGTAATTAATGGCCAATAACAACTGCAATGTTAATTTCtgctgtaaaccaccaaatttctGCCGGCATATTATTGCGACTAAGCGAAATCCACCCGACAATCacaaaaatgtacttttaaagaaaaatacattttgtattctGCCAAAATTAAAGTTGcgaacattttatttttaattcagaaattttcaaaatttgcaaaaaggaTGCAGTTAACATAACTGGTCCCTGTTTACTTGTAGGACTGACAAAAACAATGTAAGAATGGAGAATACCTTGCAGAACATGATCAAGTGGGTTAATTATTAACTTACCCTGTATGGCGGGGGGAGGGCCATGGTGGTGGTGTTGTGGAGGCGGTGCATGCTGCTGCCGGCCTGAAGTGAAAACAAACGTTACATTGACAAAGCCAAGAACAAAGGTCAGGAGTAAAAGCAAAGATAAGGCAACAAGTAAAAGCGACGAGTAAAAGCAAAGGTCAATAGGAAATGGGAAAAGAAGCAAATGATGATCTAGCTAGAGGCCTGGGAGATCAGTGGGCTAGTGGGTAGGGCACTGGGCTTATAACCAGAAGGTAGAAGATTTGACTCGTGGACAGATGGTCATTGGCATGGCTCGATCTCTGTGTCGTTGAGGAAGACACTTGGGGAGATCATGGAGTGAGTGGATAGAGTGTTCGACTACGCACAAGCCGAGATCACCATTTGTGTCTTGCATTTTGCTCGCTTTTGCTCTCTGCTTGCACAGACAAAACAGACTACATGAATGGCTGGTTCTCAGAAATTGATGCTTTAAGGAAACTAAATATAGAGCACATTTTTCCCACGAATAATAATCGATTCGGATGTAACCGCACATAATAAGATTCACAATATTTTGTCCGAGCCCTACGGTCTCTCACCTACATGCGTAATCCCCCCCTCCCTGCATCATTGAAAAACCAGTCTGTAACTGTAGTCAGTTTTGTCGGTGCAAACGGAACATAGGTTAATTGTGACCAGTATAGTATACCAAGTTGCCAAGCTGCCTCACTTCAACCATGAGCACCCATTAAATACCCTTGGGAGGCTTATTACATTCCtcgcggaatgcgaaatcgcgagatgccaacctcgatcggtgagagtaccatccGCCACCGAATGCactgcaaatatggaacctgaaaaggcgaataTTCATGAGACATTAGAATAACGAGACCTGTCCATGCTTGGTGCTAGTGACCTGGCACGTGTAAGGCTGACTCACGATGACACTTGACAGAGAGCTATTGTCCTACTTTGACAGTATCAACCTATCGCATACTTAGTTGACTTGTATGACACAAGTTTGGTACATCTCGCTTGAGAATTGGGGACGCTGGGCTCTTTTGGATAAGGCAAGGACGGTTGTTTCTGGCCAAGCACGGGCCTAAGGAGGTTAATTGGCATTTTCAATTTATCAAATGGCCTTTACTGATTCACGGTCTTTATCATCAACACGGGCAAAATCCAATAACACTGTATTTTAGGTTTCTAACATTAGAGTTAACCAAAGGCACCTCCATTTTGGATAGAAGGGTAACTCGTgccaaatttcaccatataatgttttagctgtttttgacaaatgactacgtcactttctcataaatcggtaaggttttcgaatcgaaatgcacgttttctagaaattgatggtttaatcccgccggGACGGCTCGCtttgatgccgttttcgttgatgacgtcacaacatgaacattttcgcggtcgcggtggtttacattcagcgattttatgataaatctaatcaaaaatggaaaatttgagctttacattcgtgatcaacaattaaaaacggacgtatttccgcaaagttgtaaatcacatcatagtatcactttaaattcTAAAGCAACGAGAACTCtttgaaaacaaagtgaatTCCCATAAACTTTGGAGGTTGTTCTACACACTCCCACACTTGAAATTGGCATCACCTCACTTTGAAAGAGTTCTAGCTGCTTTCGGGTCCGCCTTGCAGGCTTCGGGTTCTAGCCAAAAGGTTGGTGCCTCTGGTCAGCCCGTAAAGGCCTAACATTCAGCAGGTGTACTTGCACTTTGCCTTCTTCCCCTTGTTGTGTCTTTTGCTCTTTCCCTTCTTGTAATCCACGTCAAAGTCATAGTCATCATCTGAGCTTGACGACCCAAATACTTCCTCAAAGAATTCGCTCATACTCCCTTCTTGAAGGTACTTATCAAGTTGCTTGTCAAAAACTATATGACATGGATCCGGCGAAGACGTTAGATATGTACAGATGTATGATTATTAGCTTCAATACCACCAAGGCCTTTGCAGGTAGGTTCATAGATAGGTGTTTTTACGTTACAAGAATGTAGGTCATCGTTTATCATCCAACAATAGGCAAGTTCCGCAGCCCCTACCAACGGCAAAATGGGCCTACAATGTACGAATGTCTCTCTCGTCGTCGGGTCAAAAGCATTTACGTTCAATTCATATTATGATACTCATCTTCTAAACTAAGTGGTAAAACTATAAATTTGAAAATAGCATATTGCTGATGCTCATATCGAGGCTGCACACCCAGTGCTCTGTTTAACAAACAAAAATGGGGCACACTAGAGGGTGGATTTGTGGCGAGGCTAGACTGAAAATGTTAGTTGTTTATTGTTATAACTAATTTAGTACGTCAATCCAAGATGCCCTCTATTATCACCTCACGCTAACCACGTGACATCCATGGATCTCGTTTTTTCCGGCAATGGtcgtttcaaaatgaaaaaatttggCCAGAGGGGTTGTATTATGTGTCCTCTCTCCTGGGAGCTTTCGCTGATGGGACTGGCAGGAAATATCGGGGCTACATCTGGGCAAGAGAGTATTGCTGTAGCACACTGTGCCGTCTCCAAACAGAATCGCAGAGGCGTTGATTTCGTTTCTCACAACGCCTCCACTCGTAAGTTCCGACCATTTTGAAAAGCAGTACTgcggatatagaaaaggaaatattttttccatttgcaaagaggctatcgcatcaccactaaacCTGCGAAatttatagttctccataaaaTCACCTTACGACCCTCCAGAATTAGATTTTGTTTTGTAATGAtcgtattttgttatttattgataaaataaaacgttttgtaAGAGAAAGTGGCGCTAATTAGGCTTGAATAAGacttacagtctgaactggtgaGGCAgtatatgacgtaggattatcaaacacctgaatctcatgatgccgatatccaagatggcggcgattgatcaattccagtgtctgaattCTTTCGATAAGGTACTGTGCGAGTCTAACATATATGAGGGCGTTTGAAATATGGCAGAGGGacattgttttatttttgttttgcgCGTTTCAATTGCCTGTAGCCGGTACAAAATTAAACTCTTCCCTGGAGCCAGCCTGCACAACCAACATAAATTGACCATGACAAACAACTCTGCATTCAACGTTTGTCCCAGAATGCTTTATGTATTAAATAGAATGATATTCATCTCGAGAATTTGCATAAGTAGGTCATGATCAATAACATGGAGATAAAAAGCGGCACTGGCCTCCATTACAGCGTTTCGTAGCGCTCGGGCGGTCGATCTGTGGTAGAACTGGCTGATGAAATGGTAGGCTCATTTTCACTCTCCTTATATCGCCCCGTGTTATTATCAGCAAGAACCTCTCTAGGATCTCCCACCCCTTCCGGCATAGCCTCGTCACCGAGAGGAATGTCAGCCTATGGTCCTTACAACGGCCTTGTTAAGAAGTAGCCGTTGGTCTCGAGGGTGGATTCGCTCGGGTGGCGGTTGGATGTAGTCCTACGGTCTGTACAGTGGCCTTGATAAGAAGTGGCCTCTGGCCTTGAGGCTGGATTCGCTAGAGTGGTGGTTGGGTGTAGGCCTACGGGGGTCTGTACTGTGGCCTTGATAAGAAGTGGCCTCTGGTCTTGAGGCTGGATTCGTTGAGGCTTGATTCGCTTGGGAGGTGGTTGGGTGTAGGCCTACGGTCTTTACAGTGGCCTTGTTAAGAAGTAGCCTTTGGTCTTGAGGGTGGATTCGCTCGGGTGGCGGTTGGATGTAGGCCTACGGTCTGTACAGTGGCCTTGATAAGAAGTGGCCTTTGGCTTGAGACTGGATTCGTTGAGGCTTGTTTCGCTTGGGTGGTGGTTGGGTGAAGTC of Lineus longissimus chromosome 17, tnLinLong1.2, whole genome shotgun sequence contains these proteins:
- the LOC135501566 gene encoding grancalcin-like isoform X3; amino-acid sequence: MSRGRQQHAPPPQHHHHGPPPAIQGHGQPPHAQTQMMQNQWQQEQHYQQYQHFSQQSQVYGSYGNQFQQNVFSINPSQALAFNTEQEFQRDFNEYANPTLGGIQAEELHNFMNRHPKIKNQKSKIKNFYGISWSMELCKIMIMMLDRNKDGIMQYGEFKELLQCLLHWHQLFTTYDLDRSGFVEANELLNITMRKFGYNLSQKAVTTLLKRYSRALDDGRCLIAFDDFVALSVRLRAYTEAFRARDRMNHNGQETGRTEFGYDDFIQCVMCL
- the LOC135501566 gene encoding uncharacterized protein LOC135501566 isoform X2; this translates as MSEFFEEVFGSSSSDDDYDFDVDYKKGKSKRHNKGKKAKCRQQHAPPPQHHHHGPPPAIQGHGQPPHAQTQMMQNQWQQEQHYQQYQHFSQQSQVYGSYGNQFQQNVFSINPSQALAFNTEQEFQRDFNEYANPTLGGIQAEELHNFMNRHPKIKNQKSKIKNFYGISWSMELCKIMIMMLDRNKDGIMQYGEFKELLQCLLHWHQLFTTYDLDRSGFVEANELLNITMRKFGYNLSQKAVTTLLKRYSRALDDGRCLIAFDDFVALSVRLRAYTEAFRARDRMNHNGQETGRTEFGYDDFIQCVMCL
- the LOC135501566 gene encoding uncharacterized protein LOC135501566 isoform X1, which translates into the protein MSEFFEEVFGSSSSDDDYDFDVDYKKGKSKRHNKGKKAKCSIFAVHSVADGTLTDRGRQQHAPPPQHHHHGPPPAIQGHGQPPHAQTQMMQNQWQQEQHYQQYQHFSQQSQVYGSYGNQFQQNVFSINPSQALAFNTEQEFQRDFNEYANPTLGGIQAEELHNFMNRHPKIKNQKSKIKNFYGISWSMELCKIMIMMLDRNKDGIMQYGEFKELLQCLLHWHQLFTTYDLDRSGFVEANELLNITMRKFGYNLSQKAVTTLLKRYSRALDDGRCLIAFDDFVALSVRLRAYTEAFRARDRMNHNGQETGRTEFGYDDFIQCVMCL